A stretch of Campylobacter volucris DNA encodes these proteins:
- a CDS encoding ammonia-forming cytochrome c nitrite reductase subunit c552: MNKKNLLYLGIIALLVLICAVLWLNNDISKKQNESVGGVISKNFVEMSDDNPSFTEWGKNFPDYLDMYLTAQTQQPFETNFGGNLAYSKLIRYPQLTILWAGYPFALDANEERGHFWVQIDQMDTARNNKDFLNAHGFAKFNGQPSACMNCHSGWSPWLIKNAPGENEKEKWIAFNSTKYWTSIKNIPAVNGYEEGSKEHSGPHGGKRMGVTCADCHTPNNMSLRLTRPAAINALVERGYERDPEQGVKASREEMRTLVCSQCHVEYYFRPTGEKVKVTGESITNDSSKKWWNGTQKTYDEFDSWRDGNKPVEIQVDGLELVFPWSEWKKGQPFRIEMFDEYYDKIRSVFDKDWSHKLTEAPMIKIQHPESELYSGGVHAANGVSCADCHMPYIRKGAKKMTQHNITSPLSDINAACKSCHTQSEDYLKAQIKDIQNSIAYDLRTAEYSIVSLITDIKTMRDKLGQIPQYQENGKADAKKINDVLKEVLELHRKAQMRADFVGAENSTGFHNPREASRMLLQAVDMARMAQTKLVEIANANAIKDFKTSNLGFEDIQKFNPGQIRYKVDLNGHKVGDRYYEHDNVNGDPSQKLLDNDKNLQPYNYKVVDKL, encoded by the coding sequence ATGAATAAAAAAAATCTTTTATACTTAGGTATAATTGCTTTGCTTGTTTTAATTTGTGCTGTTTTATGGCTTAATAATGATATAAGCAAAAAACAAAACGAAAGCGTAGGCGGAGTTATAAGTAAAAACTTCGTTGAAATGAGTGATGATAATCCTTCTTTTACTGAATGGGGTAAAAATTTTCCTGATTATTTAGATATGTATCTTACTGCACAAACCCAACAACCATTTGAAACAAATTTTGGCGGGAATTTAGCTTATTCAAAACTAATTCGCTATCCTCAACTTACCATACTTTGGGCAGGATATCCTTTTGCTCTTGATGCTAATGAAGAAAGAGGACACTTTTGGGTGCAAATTGACCAAATGGATACAGCAAGAAATAATAAAGATTTTCTAAACGCACATGGTTTTGCTAAATTTAATGGTCAACCAAGTGCTTGTATGAACTGCCATAGTGGATGGTCTCCTTGGCTTATAAAAAATGCACCAGGTGAAAATGAAAAAGAAAAATGGATAGCATTTAACTCAACCAAATATTGGACCTCTATTAAAAATATTCCAGCGGTAAATGGATACGAAGAAGGTTCTAAAGAACATAGCGGACCTCATGGTGGTAAAAGAATGGGTGTAACTTGTGCTGACTGTCACACTCCAAACAATATGAGCTTAAGACTTACAAGACCAGCAGCAATCAATGCTTTGGTAGAAAGAGGTTATGAAAGAGATCCTGAGCAAGGGGTGAAAGCATCAAGAGAAGAAATGCGAACACTGGTTTGTTCACAATGTCATGTGGAATATTATTTTAGACCAACAGGAGAAAAAGTAAAAGTTACTGGTGAGAGCATTACTAATGATTCTAGTAAAAAATGGTGGAATGGTACTCAAAAAACTTATGATGAATTTGATTCATGGAGAGATGGAAACAAACCGGTAGAAATTCAAGTAGATGGTTTAGAATTAGTCTTCCCATGGAGTGAGTGGAAAAAAGGACAACCATTTAGAATTGAAATGTTTGATGAGTATTATGATAAAATCAGAAGTGTTTTTGATAAAGACTGGTCACATAAATTAACAGAAGCTCCAATGATTAAAATTCAACACCCAGAAAGCGAACTTTATAGTGGTGGTGTTCATGCAGCAAATGGTGTAAGTTGTGCTGATTGTCATATGCCTTACATAAGAAAAGGTGCTAAAAAAATGACTCAACATAATATCACTTCACCTTTAAGCGATATCAATGCAGCTTGTAAGTCATGTCATACTCAAAGCGAAGATTATCTTAAAGCACAAATTAAAGATATTCAAAATTCAATCGCTTATGATTTAAGAACTGCTGAATATTCTATAGTTAGCTTAATCACAGATATCAAAACTATGCGTGATAAATTAGGACAAATACCTCAATACCAAGAAAATGGCAAAGCAGATGCGAAAAAAATCAATGATGTTCTTAAAGAAGTTTTAGAATTGCATAGAAAAGCACAAATGAGAGCAGATTTTGTTGGTGCTGAAAATTCTACAGGTTTCCATAATCCAAGAGAAGCTTCAAGAATGCTTTTACAAGCTGTGGATATGGCAAGAATGGCACAAACTAAATTAGTAGAAATCGCAAATGCAAATGCAATTAAAGATTTTAAAACTTCAAATTTAGGTTTTGAAGATATACAAAAATTCAATCCAGGACAAATTCGTTACAAAGTGGATTTAAATGGACATAAAGTAGGTGATCGTTACTATGAGCATGATAATGTTAATGGAGATCCTTCTCAAAAGCTTTTAGATAATGATAAAAATCTACAACCATACAATTATAAAGTCGTAGATAAATTATAA
- a CDS encoding potassium channel family protein, protein MSFLKKLQKFLNWSPSPKPAINLNDELYEQLKFLRIPLIAIVIMTLVGAFGYMLTSNFDLNDAIYQAGMTFTTLGYAEINPIPTAGRIFTILYVLSTFTIFTFCMGLVIEIVKKGILSKIIKERRMLHKIARLKNHFVICYHNDFTIELTRQFRENHIPFVVVDEIENFSEIAEKYNYPYYIESAPHTNLAFLKTNLSSAKGVITLSNNIADNIAIIASVRLFEKELQRINPYFILASSNNEDETEKLKKLGANSIVSATKLVAQRLSAMSARPDMENLLENYLYKKNSPIDLEEVKIPDGSWVRFKRLKEIHLRDMANVSIVGIIENKKFTPMPRGDTLIGTGAKLLIIGTADSIKIAKKIIKNKQKPNELKYI, encoded by the coding sequence ATGTCTTTTTTAAAAAAGCTTCAAAAATTCCTCAATTGGTCTCCTTCTCCAAAACCCGCAATTAATCTCAATGATGAACTTTACGAACAACTTAAATTTTTAAGAATTCCACTTATTGCTATCGTCATTATGACACTTGTAGGGGCTTTTGGATATATGCTCACTAGTAATTTTGATCTTAATGATGCTATATATCAAGCAGGGATGACTTTTACAACACTAGGATATGCTGAGATAAACCCCATACCAACAGCAGGAAGAATTTTTACTATTTTATATGTGCTATCAACTTTTACCATTTTTACATTTTGCATGGGTTTGGTTATAGAAATAGTAAAAAAAGGAATTTTATCTAAAATTATAAAGGAAAGAAGAATGCTTCATAAAATTGCAAGATTAAAAAATCATTTTGTTATATGCTATCATAATGATTTTACCATAGAATTAACGCGGCAGTTTAGAGAAAATCATATTCCTTTTGTTGTAGTTGATGAAATAGAAAATTTTAGCGAGATAGCAGAAAAATACAACTATCCTTATTACATAGAAAGTGCGCCACATACAAATCTTGCTTTCTTAAAAACTAATCTTTCTAGTGCAAAAGGAGTAATTACTCTAAGCAACAACATCGCAGATAATATCGCTATCATAGCATCTGTAAGATTATTTGAAAAAGAATTACAAAGAATTAACCCATATTTCATACTTGCAAGTTCAAACAATGAAGACGAAACAGAAAAACTAAAAAAACTTGGAGCAAATTCCATAGTATCTGCTACAAAATTAGTAGCTCAAAGGCTAAGTGCAATGTCAGCAAGACCTGATATGGAAAATCTTTTAGAAAATTATCTTTACAAGAAAAATAGTCCTATTGATCTTGAAGAAGTTAAAATTCCAGATGGTTCTTGGGTGAGATTTAAAAGATTAAAAGAAATTCATCTTAGAGATATGGCTAATGTTAGCATAGTTGGAATTATCGAAAATAAAAAATTCACACCTATGCCAAGAGGTGATACACTTATTGGAACAGGAGCAAAATTATTAATCATCGGGACAGCTGATAGCATAAAAATAGCTAAAAAAATCATTAAAAACAAACAAAAGCCTAACGAGTTAAAATATATTTAA
- the rpe gene encoding ribulose-phosphate 3-epimerase, whose amino-acid sequence MYIAPSLLSANFLNLENEIKEVCQAGADLLHIDVMDGYFVPNFTFGPCVLENISKISSVPLDVHLMVNDVNKFIDFFIPLKPKFISFHVEAENHPIRVCEYLRKNGICPAIVLNPHTPISSIEHILEFVDMVLLMSVNPGFGGQSFLPLVYEKIRHLRQMIDQRNLKVFIEVDGGVNGLNAPDLDEAGADILVAGSYIFSSQDKKTAINSLKCEF is encoded by the coding sequence ATGTATATAGCACCAAGTTTGCTTTCAGCAAATTTTTTAAATTTAGAAAATGAAATTAAAGAAGTGTGTCAAGCTGGAGCTGATTTATTGCATATTGATGTGATGGATGGATATTTTGTGCCAAATTTTACCTTTGGACCTTGTGTATTAGAAAATATTAGCAAAATTAGCTCAGTTCCTTTAGATGTTCATTTAATGGTAAATGATGTGAATAAATTTATAGATTTTTTTATACCATTAAAACCAAAATTTATTAGTTTTCATGTAGAAGCCGAAAATCATCCTATTAGAGTTTGTGAATATTTAAGAAAAAATGGAATTTGCCCTGCTATTGTTTTAAATCCTCATACTCCTATTTCTAGTATAGAACATATCTTAGAATTTGTTGATATGGTGCTTTTAATGAGTGTTAATCCTGGTTTTGGAGGGCAATCATTTTTGCCTTTAGTTTATGAAAAAATTCGCCATTTAAGACAAATGATTGATCAAAGAAATCTAAAAGTTTTCATAGAGGTTGATGGCGGGGTAAATGGACTAAATGCACCTGATTTAGATGAAGCTGGAGCGGATATTTTAGTTGCAGGGAGTTATATTTTTTCTTCGCAAGATAAAAAGACTGCTATAAATTCTTTAAAGTGTGAATTTTGA
- a CDS encoding RNA degradosome polyphosphate kinase, with amino-acid sequence MQINSSMYINRELSWLAFNSRVLDQCSKDLPLFEKLKFIAIYCTNLDEFYMIRVAGLKQLFVAGVSTASNDEMSPLAQLKAIRNYLHEEKSTLEKYFCEITSELEKENLFIKPYEDLDEKLKEQCDELFFSNIFPVIVPIAVDATHPFPHLNNLSFSLAVKLCDPMHPELLKFGMIRIPRVLPRFCQVSSNIYVPIESIVRHHTEHIFPGYKMLSSAAFRVTRNADMEIEEEEADDFMMILEQGLKLRRKGAFVRLQIQKDADEQLIEFLSSHMNIFHKDIYEYDILLNLSSLWQIVANKEFTHLLSPLYTPKILPPFGENLSIFKAMDKQDVLIFQPYESFEPVYQFIKEASKDPKVISIRMTLYRVEKNSNIVQALIDAASEGKQVTVMVELKARFDEENNLHWAKSLENAGAHVIYGITGFKVHAKLAQVIRKEGDKLKIYNHLSTGNYNASSAKIYTDVSYFTSKEEYSQDTTTFFHILSGYSKSRRLKTLSMSPKQIKERILEMINTEASYANEGVIIAKMNALVDADVIKALYEASNKGVKIDLIVRGICCLKPGVKGYSENIRVRSIVGKYLEHARILYFKHTHPNYFISSADWMPRNLERRLELMTPIFDEHSRAKLAQILKLQLSDNDLAYELDNNGKYQKIYTNKEEKINNSQQILEEYISRIFNTLKKDTDQSRATHLATKLFRDN; translated from the coding sequence ATGCAAATTAACTCATCTATGTATATTAATAGAGAATTATCTTGGTTAGCTTTTAATTCTAGAGTTTTAGATCAGTGCTCTAAAGATCTACCTTTATTTGAAAAACTCAAATTTATAGCTATATATTGTACTAATTTAGATGAATTTTATATGATTAGAGTGGCAGGTTTAAAACAGCTTTTTGTAGCTGGAGTTAGCACAGCAAGTAACGATGAAATGTCTCCTTTGGCTCAACTTAAAGCTATAAGAAATTATTTGCATGAAGAAAAATCTACGCTTGAAAAGTATTTTTGTGAAATCACATCAGAGTTAGAAAAAGAAAATTTATTTATTAAACCCTATGAAGATCTTGATGAAAAATTAAAAGAGCAGTGTGATGAGTTGTTTTTTTCAAATATTTTTCCTGTGATAGTTCCAATCGCTGTTGATGCTACTCATCCTTTTCCGCATTTAAATAATTTGTCTTTTTCTTTGGCGGTAAAACTTTGCGATCCTATGCACCCTGAGCTTTTAAAATTTGGAATGATACGAATTCCTAGAGTTTTGCCTAGATTTTGTCAAGTGAGTTCAAATATCTATGTTCCAATCGAAAGCATAGTGCGTCATCATACAGAGCATATTTTCCCAGGATATAAAATGCTATCATCGGCTGCTTTTAGAGTTACTAGAAATGCAGATATGGAAATAGAAGAAGAAGAAGCAGATGATTTTATGATGATTTTAGAGCAGGGGTTAAAACTTCGTAGAAAAGGAGCTTTTGTTCGTTTGCAAATTCAAAAAGATGCAGATGAGCAATTGATAGAATTTTTAAGCTCGCACATGAATATATTTCATAAAGATATATATGAATATGACATACTTTTAAATTTATCATCATTATGGCAAATCGTTGCTAATAAAGAATTTACGCATCTATTAAGTCCTTTATATACTCCAAAAATTTTACCTCCTTTTGGAGAAAATTTATCTATATTTAAAGCTATGGATAAACAAGATGTATTGATTTTTCAACCTTATGAGAGCTTTGAGCCTGTATATCAGTTTATAAAAGAAGCAAGCAAGGATCCTAAAGTTATTTCCATAAGAATGACACTTTATAGAGTGGAAAAAAATTCCAATATCGTTCAAGCTTTAATAGATGCAGCTAGCGAAGGAAAGCAAGTTACTGTGATGGTTGAGCTTAAAGCTCGTTTTGATGAGGAAAATAATTTACATTGGGCTAAGTCTTTAGAAAATGCTGGAGCACATGTAATATATGGAATTACTGGTTTTAAAGTGCATGCTAAACTTGCTCAAGTTATAAGAAAAGAAGGTGATAAATTAAAAATTTATAATCATCTTAGCACTGGAAATTATAATGCAAGTTCGGCAAAAATTTATACAGATGTGAGTTATTTTACTTCAAAAGAAGAGTATTCTCAAGATACTACAACTTTTTTTCATATACTTTCAGGGTATAGTAAAAGTCGTCGCTTAAAGACATTATCTATGAGCCCAAAACAAATTAAAGAAAGAATTTTAGAAATGATTAATACTGAAGCAAGTTATGCTAATGAGGGAGTAATTATTGCTAAAATGAATGCTTTGGTTGATGCTGATGTGATTAAAGCTTTGTATGAAGCTTCAAATAAAGGCGTTAAAATTGATTTAATTGTGCGTGGAATTTGCTGTTTAAAACCTGGAGTTAAAGGATATAGTGAAAATATTAGGGTTAGAAGTATAGTAGGAAAATATTTAGAACATGCTAGAATTTTATATTTTAAACATACTCATCCAAATTATTTTATATCAAGTGCTGATTGGATGCCAAGAAATTTAGAAAGACGCTTGGAGCTTATGACTCCTATATTTGATGAGCATTCTCGTGCAAAATTGGCTCAAATTTTAAAATTACAACTTAGTGATAATGATTTAGCTTATGAATTAGATAATAATGGAAAGTATCAAAAAATTTACACTAATAAAGAAGAAAAAATAAATAATTCTCAACAAATTTTAGAAGAATATATCAGCAGAATTTTCAACACTCTTAAAAAAGATACAGATCAAAGCAGGGCAACGCATTTAGCAACAAAGCTTTTTAGGGACAATTAA
- the nrfH gene encoding cytochrome c nitrite reductase small subunit, producing the protein MGDKKVFSKLFSIFLFLLLTLFAVGFYTFYNAKGASYLSNASESCNNCHIMNEVYNDYLAAPHSKKVKGEARATCVDCHLPHSFVDKWIAKAQSGLGHAYAFTFKLDELPTNLTANEKSKKMVQDNCIRCHADYASVAINATTMTNPHKDSSLSCVSCHNGVGHKRGF; encoded by the coding sequence TTGGGAGATAAAAAAGTATTTTCAAAACTTTTTAGTATTTTCTTATTCTTACTTTTAACCTTATTTGCGGTTGGTTTTTACACCTTTTATAATGCAAAAGGTGCTTCTTATCTTAGCAATGCTAGTGAATCTTGTAATAACTGTCATATTATGAATGAAGTTTATAATGATTATCTAGCTGCTCCACACTCTAAAAAAGTAAAGGGTGAAGCAAGGGCAACTTGTGTTGATTGTCACCTACCACATAGCTTTGTAGATAAATGGATTGCTAAAGCTCAAAGCGGTTTGGGGCATGCTTATGCTTTTACTTTTAAATTAGATGAATTACCAACCAACCTAACTGCAAATGAAAAAAGTAAAAAAATGGTGCAAGATAATTGCATTCGCTGTCATGCTGACTATGCTAGTGTAGCTATCAACGCAACAACTATGACTAATCCTCATAAGGATAGTTCTTTAAGCTGTGTTTCTTGTCACAATGGCGTAGGACATAAACGCGGATTTTAA
- the rpoD gene encoding RNA polymerase sigma factor RpoD, which produces MASEATTLEELFKENSKDYITYEKLVKYLAKLPNATSAKKIRDLMNKYKVELISSAEIAKKRNLEEAKKLQEEKQKLQDTSLENEFDLANENDLLEWSRSDSPVRMYLREMGQISLLNKDEEVEISKKIELGEDIIIDAFCSVPYLIDFILDYKEPLINRERRVKELFKSFEEDDKNEDDKNEDDKNEDEIDSEEENENEENENNSDKKVKKTNKKEDERTLKVIESFKALEKAKKEWLKTISTINAEKNEDELLDKLVIAFKKNILKEKLMDLGPTSKLISEIVKSMETALKSDEEFDKELKRLEYRLPMFSDELKQRHQDILRDITKLSKEEIAERALETTMVSTYMEIKKLIQTKEASQNSFDLEKDQLKEILEQIKRGKKISDEAKTRMAKSNLRLVVSIAKRYTNRGLPFLDLIQEGNIGLMKAVDKFEYKRGYKFSTYATWWIRQAISRAIADQARTIRIPIHMIETINQINKIIREYLQKEGKEPDVSIIAKEVNLSIDKVKQVIKITKEPISLEAPISNEDDGKFGDFVEDRTSLSPMDHILKDDLKEQIDEVLDQLNDREKAVIRMRFGLMDDESDRTLEEIGKELNVTRERVRQIESSAIKKLKHPKVGRKLKNYIEGWK; this is translated from the coding sequence TAGTGAAGCAACTACCCTAGAAGAATTATTTAAAGAAAATTCTAAAGATTATATCACATATGAAAAACTTGTCAAGTATTTAGCAAAACTTCCTAATGCAACAAGTGCAAAAAAAATTCGAGATTTAATGAATAAATATAAAGTAGAATTAATATCTTCAGCAGAAATTGCAAAAAAACGCAATCTTGAAGAAGCAAAAAAATTACAAGAAGAAAAACAAAAATTACAAGATACTAGCTTAGAAAATGAATTTGATTTAGCAAATGAAAATGATTTATTAGAATGGAGTAGATCTGATTCCCCAGTAAGAATGTATCTAAGAGAAATGGGACAAATTTCTCTCTTAAACAAAGACGAAGAAGTTGAAATTTCTAAAAAAATTGAACTTGGAGAAGATATTATCATAGATGCATTTTGCTCGGTTCCTTATTTGATTGATTTTATTCTTGATTATAAAGAACCATTAATCAATAGAGAAAGAAGAGTAAAAGAGCTTTTTAAAAGTTTTGAAGAAGATGACAAAAATGAAGATGACAAAAATGAAGATGACAAAAATGAAGATGAAATAGATTCTGAAGAAGAAAATGAAAACGAAGAGAATGAAAATAATTCTGATAAAAAAGTTAAAAAAACAAACAAAAAAGAAGACGAAAGAACTTTAAAAGTCATAGAAAGCTTTAAAGCCTTAGAAAAAGCCAAAAAAGAATGGCTTAAAACTATTTCAACTATAAATGCAGAAAAAAATGAAGATGAGTTGTTAGATAAGCTTGTTATAGCTTTTAAGAAAAATATATTAAAAGAAAAACTCATGGATTTAGGTCCAACTTCAAAATTAATCTCTGAAATTGTAAAATCAATGGAAACTGCTTTAAAAAGTGATGAAGAATTTGACAAAGAATTAAAACGCTTAGAATATCGCTTACCTATGTTTTCAGATGAATTAAAACAAAGACATCAAGATATTTTAAGAGATATCACAAAACTTAGCAAAGAAGAGATAGCCGAGCGTGCTTTAGAAACTACTATGGTTAGCACTTATATGGAAATTAAAAAACTCATACAAACCAAAGAAGCTAGTCAAAATTCATTTGATTTAGAAAAGGATCAATTAAAAGAAATTTTAGAACAAATCAAACGCGGTAAGAAAATTTCTGATGAAGCAAAGACTAGAATGGCTAAATCAAATTTACGCTTAGTTGTAAGCATTGCTAAAAGATATACTAACCGCGGATTGCCATTTTTAGATTTAATCCAAGAAGGCAATATAGGCTTAATGAAAGCTGTGGATAAATTTGAATATAAACGCGGATATAAATTTTCAACCTATGCTACTTGGTGGATAAGACAAGCCATATCAAGAGCAATTGCTGATCAAGCAAGAACCATTAGAATTCCCATACATATGATAGAAACAATTAATCAAATCAATAAAATCATACGCGAATATTTACAAAAAGAAGGCAAAGAGCCAGATGTAAGCATTATCGCAAAAGAAGTAAATTTAAGCATTGATAAAGTTAAACAAGTAATTAAAATCACCAAAGAGCCAATTTCCCTAGAAGCTCCTATTAGCAACGAAGATGATGGCAAATTTGGAGATTTTGTTGAAGATAGAACTTCGCTTTCTCCAATGGACCATATACTAAAAGATGATTTAAAAGAACAAATCGATGAAGTGTTAGATCAACTAAACGATAGAGAAAAAGCTGTTATTAGAATGCGTTTTGGTTTAATGGATGATGAAAGCGATAGAACCTTAGAAGAAATAGGTAAAGAACTTAATGTCACAAGAGAAAGAGTTAGACAAATTGAAAGTTCAGCTATTAAAAAATTAAAACATCCAAAAGTTGGTAGAAAATTAAAAAACTACATCGAAGGATGGAAATAA
- the thiC gene encoding phosphomethylpyrimidine synthase ThiC, whose translation MNKTQMSYAKEGIFTKQMQIVAQKEQVSQDFLLENIASGKIIIPANINHKALDPNGIGFGLRTKVNVNLGVSNDCIDYSEEMQKVHLAHKFNIEAIMDLSNYGKTSHFRDELIATSKAMIGTVPVYDAVGFLEKDLKDIKAKDFLDVVYHHAKSGVDFMTIHAGINSRAARVFKECDRITNIVSRGGSVLYAWMQMNDCENPFFEYYDDLLEICREFDVTLSLGDALRPGCTHDASDGAQIAELIELSLLTKRAWAQDVQIMIEGPGHMAINEIKANMQIEKRICNGAPFYVLGPLVTDIGAGYDHISGAIGGAVAAAAGADMLCYVTPAEHLRLPNLEDVRDGIVATKIAAHAGDIAKLPKERKIDDEMSKARQEIDWEKMFKLAIDGEKAKKMFNERKPDELNSCSMCGKMCAMNTMNQILKGEDVSLIKK comes from the coding sequence ATGAATAAAACTCAAATGAGTTATGCCAAAGAAGGCATATTTACAAAACAAATGCAAATCGTTGCACAAAAAGAGCAAGTTAGTCAAGATTTTTTACTTGAAAATATAGCGAGTGGAAAAATCATAATACCAGCGAATATAAATCATAAAGCCTTAGATCCAAATGGTATAGGTTTTGGACTTCGCACAAAAGTAAATGTAAATTTAGGTGTTTCAAATGATTGTATAGATTATAGTGAAGAAATGCAAAAAGTTCATTTAGCACACAAATTTAATATAGAAGCTATAATGGATCTTAGCAATTATGGTAAAACAAGTCATTTTAGAGATGAGTTAATAGCTACTTCAAAAGCTATGATAGGAACTGTTCCTGTATATGATGCAGTTGGATTTTTGGAAAAAGATTTAAAAGATATTAAAGCTAAAGATTTTTTAGATGTAGTTTATCATCATGCAAAAAGCGGAGTTGATTTTATGACAATTCATGCTGGTATAAATTCTCGTGCGGCAAGAGTATTTAAAGAATGTGATAGAATCACAAATATAGTTTCAAGAGGTGGATCTGTTCTTTATGCTTGGATGCAAATGAATGATTGCGAAAATCCATTTTTTGAATACTATGATGATTTATTAGAAATTTGTAGAGAATTTGATGTAACTTTATCTTTAGGAGATGCACTAAGACCAGGTTGTACTCACGATGCAAGCGATGGTGCTCAAATAGCTGAATTGATAGAACTTTCATTACTCACAAAAAGAGCATGGGCGCAAGATGTGCAAATTATGATAGAAGGACCTGGACATATGGCTATAAATGAAATAAAAGCAAATATGCAAATAGAAAAAAGAATTTGCAACGGAGCTCCATTTTATGTTTTAGGGCCTTTGGTAACAGATATAGGTGCAGGATATGATCATATAAGTGGGGCTATAGGTGGAGCAGTTGCAGCAGCAGCTGGAGCTGATATGCTTTGCTATGTAACTCCTGCTGAACATTTAAGACTTCCAAATTTAGAAGATGTTAGAGATGGCATAGTAGCAACAAAAATAGCTGCTCATGCTGGAGATATAGCTAAACTTCCAAAAGAAAGAAAAATAGATGATGAAATGAGTAAGGCAAGACAAGAAATTGATTGGGAAAAGATGTTTAAGCTTGCAATAGATGGAGAAAAAGCTAAAAAAATGTTTAACGAAAGAAAGCCTGATGAGTTAAATTCTTGCTCTATGTGTGGAAAAATGTGTGCTATGAATACAATGAATCAAATTTTAAAAGGCGAAGATGTAAGCTTGATTAAAAAATAA
- a CDS encoding YdcH family protein encodes MLHEFRDLITQLKGKDMHFDKLFEEHNKLDHKIKDAEEGRIHLDSLEISNLKKEKLRLKDELNTYLSNYNK; translated from the coding sequence ATGCTACATGAGTTTAGAGATTTAATCACTCAATTAAAAGGTAAAGATATGCACTTTGATAAACTTTTTGAAGAGCATAACAAACTTGACCACAAAATAAAAGATGCAGAAGAAGGTAGAATTCACTTAGATAGTTTAGAAATCTCAAATCTTAAAAAAGAAAAATTAAGATTAAAAGATGAGTTAAATACTTATTTGTCAAACTACAATAAATAG
- a CDS encoding 3'-5' exonuclease produces the protein MSHQQIDDLVNKLSKENKSFAWVVKELEKIEELSCYDFDIHTLELLGLGVNLNKNNEICLNTKSTKIKDEIFCIVDIESTGSIKSGKIIEIGAIKIQNFQEIGRFESFIKVDEIPENITELTGITTAMVQDSPSLKQVLSEFKLFLKDSIFVAHNVRFDYNFLSKVMQENGFGVLLNRKICTIDLAKKCIESPKYGLEALKELLNIQYPHHRALSDALAACEILKYCMGKIPFYIKTTEELLKFSKQAKNKLKN, from the coding sequence TTGAGCCACCAACAAATCGATGATTTAGTTAATAAGCTAAGCAAAGAAAATAAATCATTTGCTTGGGTTGTTAAAGAATTAGAAAAAATTGAAGAATTATCTTGTTATGATTTTGATATACATACTTTAGAGCTTTTAGGGCTTGGTGTGAATTTAAATAAAAATAATGAAATTTGTTTAAATACAAAAAGCACAAAAATAAAAGATGAAATTTTTTGCATAGTAGATATAGAAAGTACCGGAAGTATAAAAAGTGGAAAAATTATAGAAATTGGAGCAATAAAAATTCAAAATTTTCAAGAAATAGGTCGTTTTGAGAGTTTTATCAAGGTTGATGAAATTCCGGAAAATATCACAGAATTAACAGGAATTACAACAGCAATGGTGCAAGATTCTCCTTCTTTAAAACAAGTTTTGAGTGAATTTAAATTATTTTTAAAAGATTCTATTTTTGTAGCACATAATGTTCGTTTTGATTATAATTTTTTATCTAAAGTGATGCAAGAAAATGGTTTTGGTGTATTGTTAAATAGAAAAATTTGCACTATAGATCTTGCGAAAAAATGTATTGAAAGTCCAAAATATGGACTTGAAGCCTTAAAAGAACTTTTAAATATACAATATCCTCATCATAGAGCTTTAAGCGATGCTTTAGCAGCTTGTGAAATTTTAAAATATTGTATGGGTAAAATTCCATTTTATATTAAAACTACAGAAGAATTACTCAAATTTAGTAAGCAAGCAAAAAATAAACTCAAAAATTAA
- the rpmB gene encoding 50S ribosomal protein L28: MSRICQITGKGPMVGNNVSHANNKTKRRFLPNLRTIRITLEDGTTRKVRVAASTLRTLKKQNNK; encoded by the coding sequence ATGTCAAGAATTTGTCAAATCACTGGAAAAGGACCTATGGTAGGTAATAATGTAAGCCATGCGAATAATAAAACCAAAAGACGCTTTTTACCAAATTTAAGAACTATTCGTATCACTTTAGAAGATGGAACTACAAGAAAAGTTAGAGTAGCAGCTTCAACTTTAAGAACCCTTAAAAAACAAAACAACAAATAA